A genomic region of Limimonas halophila contains the following coding sequences:
- a CDS encoding cytochrome c1 encodes MKKLLSAASVALLALAAGVPAQAAGEGKIADHEFGFEGIFGTIDRAAAQRGLQVYNEVCAQCHSLKRVAFRSLKDLGYTEEQVEGIAAQYKVTDGPNDQGEMYERTAEPKDFFPEPFKNDKAAAAVYGVAPPDLSLMTQARPDGANYLYALLTGYEEAPEDFDLPQGAYYNTAFPGHAIKMPAPLSDGQVNYQDGTEATVAQMAHDVTVFLHWAAEPHMEERKRMGIGVVLFLLVFTGVLYATKRKIWRDLH; translated from the coding sequence ATGAAGAAGCTCCTGTCCGCCGCGAGTGTCGCGCTCCTCGCGCTGGCCGCCGGCGTCCCGGCGCAGGCGGCCGGTGAGGGCAAGATCGCCGACCACGAGTTCGGGTTCGAGGGCATCTTCGGCACGATCGACCGTGCCGCCGCCCAGCGCGGGCTGCAGGTCTACAACGAGGTCTGCGCGCAGTGTCACTCGCTCAAGCGGGTGGCCTTCCGCAGCCTGAAGGATCTGGGCTACACCGAGGAGCAGGTCGAGGGCATCGCCGCGCAGTACAAGGTCACGGACGGGCCGAACGACCAGGGTGAGATGTACGAGCGCACGGCCGAGCCCAAGGACTTCTTCCCCGAGCCCTTCAAGAACGACAAGGCGGCGGCGGCCGTCTACGGTGTCGCACCGCCGGACCTGTCGCTGATGACGCAGGCGCGCCCGGACGGCGCCAACTACCTCTACGCCCTGCTGACGGGCTACGAGGAGGCGCCCGAGGACTTCGATCTGCCGCAGGGCGCCTACTATAACACCGCGTTCCCCGGCCACGCCATCAAGATGCCGGCCCCGCTGTCCGACGGGCAGGTGAACTACCAGGACGGCACCGAGGCCACGGTGGCGCAGATGGCCCACGACGTGACCGTCTTCCTCCACTGGGCCGCCGAGCCGCACATGGAGGAGCGCAAGCGCATGGGGATCGGCGTGGTGCTCTTCCTCCTGGTGTTCACGGGCGTCCTCTACGCCACCAAGCGCAAGATCTGGCGCGACCTTCACTGA